A stretch of the Capsicum annuum cultivar UCD-10X-F1 chromosome 8, UCD10Xv1.1, whole genome shotgun sequence genome encodes the following:
- the LOC107839107 gene encoding psbP domain-containing protein 5, chloroplastic isoform X1: MATALLSSPPLLPPSSNLSILSKKQSKILWKQKKCGKFMASSHLCKEPTSYCGVSRRDLTFIALSSSLSLIFPFSGRSAEEELKMASSVDDINAYSYLYPIEMPSKKFVFKWVETRKPERYSSAAPLSPDARLRIVSERVDIIDNLIISVSIGPPNSQFLKSKEKSTWRAKDVADSVLSDKSALRVTSTQRLAESSLLDAHASEIDGEPYWYYEYVVRKSPTRVAQEPNLFRHYVASTAERDGYLYTFSASTLGKQWEKMGLALEKTVASFRLLPPTENYVPPYKDPWRFW, translated from the exons ATGGCAACAGCTCTGCTCTCATCTCCTCCTCTATTGCCCCCTTCATCCAATCTTTCTATCCTCTCAAA AAAGCAGAGCAAGATTCTGTGGAAGCAAAAGAAATGTGGCAAATTCATGGCATCTTCACACTTGTGCAAAGAACCCACTTCCTACTGTGGGGTTTCCAGAAGGGACTTAACCTTCATTGCTCTTTCTTCTTCACTCTCTCTTATTTTCCCATTTTCAG GTCGTAGTGCTGAAGAAGAATTGAAAATGGCTTCATCTGTCGATGACATAAATGCCTATTCATACTTGTATCCTATTGAAATGCCATCTAAGAAGTTTGTATTCAAATG GGTGGAAACCAGAAAACCGGAGCGTTATTCATCGGCTGCGCCACTATCAC CTGATGCACGCCTTCGCATTGTGTCTGAACGAGTTGACATCATTGATAATCTCATCATTTCTGTTTCG ATAGGTCCTCCCAACTCACAGTTCTTAAAGTCAAAGGAGAAAAGTACATGGCGTGCAAAAGACGTTGCTGATTCTGTTTTGTCTGATAAATCTGCTTTG CGTGTAACCTCTACTCAGCGATTGGCTGAAAGTTCACTTCTTGATGCTCATGCTTCTGAA ATTGATGGTGAACCTTATTGGTACTATGAATACGTTGTTCGGAAATCACCAACCAGAGTA GCTCAAGAACCGAATCTTTTCCGCCACTATGTTGCTTCAACAGCTGAACGAGACG GTTATTTGTATACTTTTAGTGCTTCCACTCTTGGCAAGCAATGGGAAAAA ATGGGGCTCGCATTAGAAAAGACGGTGGCATCTTTCCGACTTCTTCCTCCCACAGAAAACTATGTTCCTCCATACAAGGATCCATGGAGGTTTTGGTGA
- the LOC107839107 gene encoding psbP domain-containing protein 5, chloroplastic isoform X2: MATALLSSPPLLPPSSNLSILSKKQSKILWKQKKCGKFMASSHLCKEPTSYCGVSRRDLTFIALSSSLSLIFPFSGRSAEEELKMASSVDDINAYSYLYPIEMPSKKFVFKWVETRKPERYSSAAPLSPDARLRIVSERVDIIDNLIISVSIGPPNSQFLKSKEKSTWRAKDVADSVLSDKSALAQEPNLFRHYVASTAERDGYLYTFSASTLGKQWEKMGLALEKTVASFRLLPPTENYVPPYKDPWRFW; encoded by the exons ATGGCAACAGCTCTGCTCTCATCTCCTCCTCTATTGCCCCCTTCATCCAATCTTTCTATCCTCTCAAA AAAGCAGAGCAAGATTCTGTGGAAGCAAAAGAAATGTGGCAAATTCATGGCATCTTCACACTTGTGCAAAGAACCCACTTCCTACTGTGGGGTTTCCAGAAGGGACTTAACCTTCATTGCTCTTTCTTCTTCACTCTCTCTTATTTTCCCATTTTCAG GTCGTAGTGCTGAAGAAGAATTGAAAATGGCTTCATCTGTCGATGACATAAATGCCTATTCATACTTGTATCCTATTGAAATGCCATCTAAGAAGTTTGTATTCAAATG GGTGGAAACCAGAAAACCGGAGCGTTATTCATCGGCTGCGCCACTATCAC CTGATGCACGCCTTCGCATTGTGTCTGAACGAGTTGACATCATTGATAATCTCATCATTTCTGTTTCG ATAGGTCCTCCCAACTCACAGTTCTTAAAGTCAAAGGAGAAAAGTACATGGCGTGCAAAAGACGTTGCTGATTCTGTTTTGTCTGATAAATCTGCTTTG GCTCAAGAACCGAATCTTTTCCGCCACTATGTTGCTTCAACAGCTGAACGAGACG GTTATTTGTATACTTTTAGTGCTTCCACTCTTGGCAAGCAATGGGAAAAA ATGGGGCTCGCATTAGAAAAGACGGTGGCATCTTTCCGACTTCTTCCTCCCACAGAAAACTATGTTCCTCCATACAAGGATCCATGGAGGTTTTGGTGA